ttttgTGCCTGGCAAAATTATTTGATTGAGCCATGCTTTCCACTAAAACTCGCTCCAAATTGTTTTTTAACAAATTTTGCTTCAAGAGTTCTCCGTCTTCTttaaacttgaaatctttggaaaagtcATATCCCaatttgagaagaaaatcaaaattgttAAGTCCCAATCCCTTCTTCTCGTAACCCAATTGTGCAATTTGTTTCGGTTTTAGCTTTATCAACTTTTCGGGATTCAAGAGGAACTCATAAAGTGAAATCCACTCTTTTGAGCTTAACTGACTTTCAGTAATGGAAGTACCTTCGTCCTCTGAATCGACGGCAGAAATATATAGCAATGCCTTGTCAAATAACTCAAAGGCATGGGCTAGTTTGACGTTGACTTTAGTATATAATTGTGCTGCTTTGTAATCATTATCAATCCTTAAACATTTCTGTAACATTTTAGAAGCCTGAGAAAAATTagattttccaaacagCCGTAACTTGTAAAGATTAATTAAAACATCCAAATCGTCTTCCCCtttgaacagttttttTAATTTTGGGTTGAAGATCTTAAGTTCCCTTGGGGAGGATGAGTACTTTCCATTTTGAGCTAGAGCCACGTAATCTTCTAAAAGCATGTCCAATTTGGATTGGTAAGGAATGTCCTGCAAGTTGATGACGCAGTATATCCTCAAATACCTGATCTCGTCACAAAGTGGACTGATCTCTCTAAGCTTACTCAATGTAGCGACGctgtctttgaagtttttctttactACGGTTTTTTCAGCCTGACTAACCAAATGATTGAAATTATTCTTCTGATCGAAGACTGCAGAATCCAGTTGAGCTGAGCCAAGTATTTCCTCtaaatctttgaacttggcCTGTTTGATATACGACTCTACCATTTTATCCCTGCATGCTTTTCTTGATGGGCCATACTCTAAGCATTTCCGAAACATTTCGGAAGAGCTAATCTCTTTTGTAAATGACAGATCGATAAGTCCTTTGGTGTAGTAAAGGTTGGATAGCATACTATCAATCTCGTTGCTCTCATTCGGATCATTTACATGATGTCTGTAAATCAGAAGTTCGTCCAGGAGATTATCATATTCTTTGGAGATTGATGATGTAGGCCCGAACTGAGAGAACTGTTGGGACAATGAGTCAATTTTTTGGGAAAATGATTGAATGCTAGAAGCATGGACAGCTTGATTCAATGCTACAGCTATGAAAAAGAGATAGTTCAGCCtcattattgaagaatggtGCGTTCCGCTGCCAATAGTAGTGAAATAGTTCAGGACACGGTAGATAATATGGAGGTGCTTACCAAATAGAATGTTCGAGATAATCTTGGGTAACAATAAGTGCTTAGGATTATACGAAAATAAAGGAATACACGAAGCCAATCATGTTATATTAGTAATTAAGGTTATATTAAATTTAGTGGTGAGTTCAGTACGTGACAAAGCAATAAAAAACTGCTAACTGGCATCTTTGTAAGATTCGTCAGATTCAGCACTGCCATTATCGGAAGACATTTCAGCCTTAGGAGAGCATGCCGTTGAGgcttcaacttcttcatcattcttTCCATCTGGCAGTTGGTGCTCCTGGCCTAGGTTCAATTGACTTATCGTAtcgtttttgaaaagattctcttcttgttgAACCCTATCTAGAACCTGCTTAGGATATTCTTTCATGGTTGTAGTGGGGGGTATGACGCTAGACTTTAGATTTCCATCTACCTTTTGCAGATCCTCTGTTCCAATGAGGGCTTGCTTCCGGTTCAGATCAACACCATGATTCTCAGAGTCCGTATTAGAATCGACAGACAAAGCCTCCTTAAATACATTCTGAATCTCAAGCGAGACTTTTAGCGCACTTGAACTATCATTTGTCTTGGTTACAGGTCCATACGATTCCAGCAGCGGAAGTGAACTATTTCCTCTATTGTTATCAACATGGTCCCAGGTGCCTATCCTTGCCCAGAAAATCTTGGCCCGCAACTTGTTTATCTCACACCAAGCTTTGACATACACATCTTCCCGAGAAAATATCCAAATTTTCGTCTTGTCTGAATCATTAATAATCCTCAGTAGTGCAAACAACTCGCAGATAGTTCGGATCCGTGACACGCAAAAAGTGCAAAGGGAATATTGATACAAGTGCGCTGGGGCAATACTTTGCGGAAGTATTATGGAAGATGCAGATGCTGGTTTGCTTTTAGATCTCCTCTGTATCTTGAGGGTATATAGCCTAGCATGCTCAAGTATATCATTTCGTGACTCTCCGCATATAGCGCATTCCTCCATTGTGGCTACAGGAGGAGAATCGCTGGGATATGAAAAAAGCTTTGTCTCTGTATCtgtgtttctttggtggCCAAGTTTCCAGGCTTCATTTATTCCACTAATAGGTTCAATCACAACTCTTCCTTCCACTATAGCGCTGAGGAATGGCTTACGGTTAAAGTAACTGACGCCAGGTGCAAGATCCAGTCTTAGTGCCGGTTCAATGTCTTCCAGCATCAGTTTTTTAAACAATGCAAGTTCTTTAATTGCGGCGTAATCGAAGGACTTCACAGCTCTACCCTGTAGAAATGTGACAAATCGCTTGAAATCCTGAAACCCCTCTTGGTCCAGCCTCAAAGAATTATAAATTGGCGAAAAAATGTATTTGCCGTTGtaattttccaaatctggAGATCCAAAAATGTCTGCTGAATTGGAGCTTGGGAGGTCACCAGAAttgatatttttctctGAATCCTTTTGCCCTATCTCTGATTGCGAACTTATAGGATAAGAGGTACCGTTATAGTCTTCCTGAGCAGACTGTAATGGTGAGGCAAAACTGTTGTCCTGCGTCAAAGTTGGCGTAGCTGTCTTTGCTCTGCCTATTCTTTCGTTTTCCATGTTTTCTATTATGTGCTTTAAAGTTGTCAATTCTTCACTTAAAGATTCTATCatatcatctttctcttttaTGGTAAGAACTAATCGTCTATTCTGAATTTGGGTAGAGTGGGTCTCTTTTCGGGCGTCACTGACCATGGTATTGGCCTCATCAAATAGTGATGCACTAAGCTCCTCAATTTCATGTCGTAACTTGACGCATTCTTCCTCAGCGTCCTGCTTCAATTTAAAAGCTGCTTGCAATTCGATGTTAGTCGACTTCGCATTATCTTCCAAACCTTTAACGCGCTCTTTCAATTGGTCTCTTTCAACCTTGACAGATTCCAATCCATCAACTTTAGACTTATTGAATTCGAGATTCTTGCGTAAATCTAGCAACTCAGTctccaaattgaaatttCTAGTCATAGCGCTAACTAGCTTTTCTGAAAGAAGATCCATCTCCGGAGACGTCCTCGCCAAGTTTTTCGAATTATCTGTATTAGGCATGATAAGTGGTACCTGACTGAAGAGAGAAACTAGAGCACCCTGAGATATCGAGGATGGAAGTTGTTCTGCATGTTGATTAGTGCACTATAATCTGGCAAGAACCCTACTTCATCATGTAATCTAACATGAAGGGCTCCACCAGCTTATCGGTAAGTGCTATATATTAGATTTAGACCCGGTGGGTTACCTTATAGTTTATTCATCATCGATTGGTTGGGCAAATGAAATAGGGGTCCCCTCCTTGGCTATTGAATTCTTGATCGTAAGGTTTTCTAGGTCCCCTCCGGTCAACGACCGAGACTTTAAATGATTTATTGTAATGTTGGAGAGCTCTTGCAATTGAGCTGCGGTTAATTGGCCATTGCTTTCATTCAGCATTGATCTCAAAGTATCTTCTCTAAAAAAGAATACTTCTTCATCGGTCAACTCTAAATCGCTGTCATCGATATATTCTGAAGACTTTATGTTGAGATCTAGATTGGAAGGTTTCCTTTTAGCACCTTCCCCGCTTGATTCTTCTCCTATTTCATTGTTGCTGTCAAAAATTGTTTTTCTTATTCTTCTTGCTTGTTTTCTCTTAGATCTTTTAACCTTCTTATTTAGTGATGAAAGGCCATCGGAGATATCCTCATCTTCTGAACTGATGACCCTGTTCCGCTTAGCTCTCTTAGATGGAGGCCTGGCAACACCTCGATTTCTTCGTTCATTGAATTTCAACTGTTGCTCGATGATATCTAGGTTGTCATTCACAATGCGACGTTGTCCATTCTCTCCAATCTCAAATTCTATTTGATTGTCATCGTCAGATTCATTGACGAAAAgatcatcttcttgatcatTATGCTGATTGTCAGCACCGTTGAATTCATCAGTACCATTTCTGGAGTTGGGAGCTggtttcttcaagtttacCAGTTCCTCTACCTCAGCATGATTACTAGGAACATAGTCCTCTTCAAGAtactttttgatgaaagaaaGGCATATCTCTAAAGAACTTTGGTCAATGTGTTTCTGGAGAACACATTTCATTCCTGTATGTGTCGGTATGTCATATCCGACCAACTCCAGAAGTTTTCGAAATGTAGGGTTTCTTCGAATAGCTGAATTGTACGCTTTGTTGGAAGCTTGAAGAATATATAGGTCCtcatcttttgaagttAAATCTTCACCTGTCACAATATCTCTGTCATTCCATGAGCTCATGGAATCAACGATCGTCTCAACATTATGCTTGAGCCATTCAACCAAGTCCAAGTTTAACGCTTTTAACAGAGAAACCAAGATTCCaattttttgttccaaGTTTAGCTCTTCAGTAAACTCCAGCTTCCCTACTTTGTACTCTCTAGCAGTTTTCTCATGGACGTCGGGCTTTTCTCCAGTGAGAAAGTATTGCCTGATTGATACGTCAGGAttcaaagaacaaaatGGCATTTCCACCAAAATTTCCTTTGAATGATTCATTAACTGATACAATTTGGACATGAAGTACTTGGAGAATGATTGCAAATCTCTTCGAGTTGACTTTCCGATTGGAAGGACTAAGTGATTTGCGTTGACCCAATAaagagttttcaaaaagtccaatCTGTAGAGATGAAGTACTAACTCATATTTGACAAAAACATCATAAAAGAAATGGAGTGCCAGTTTGAAGTGGGCTGCATCCACATCATCCAGCCTTTCCCAGATGCTGATGAACAAGTAAACAGTTTCATTCCGAATGAGTTTGGTTCTGATCGATTTAATGtcagctttctttttaaATGCTAATGTCCGCATTTGAATATCATCAACTTCACCTGGCTCattatcttcttcctcagtTGCTGCAATCCTTgagtttctctttttcgTAGATTTAGATTTCTGAATAATAACTTGGTCGGAATCGTAGAATCTTACCATTGCCTCCGTACTTTTAAAGATCGTAGACAAAAATTGGGCCGCTTTGTCAACAAATTGAGTAGATACCTTATGAGCAGATGAAACAATCGATATAAATAACTCTAAATAAGCCTCTTGCCCAACTATTGAATTCAGTAAACCTTCTGCTCGGTCAATCAGTTGCGAATCGTTCGTGGACAACATGAAGCAGGCATTGGACAACAACTCGTCAAGACATCCAATCAGAACATAACACATATTAAACTCCTTTAGGTCATGGTACTCGGAAACTTTTCttaaaatcaaaatcacaTTGGAGTGGTCAAATGCAGAAGCTATATTGTAgaaatctttttttttcaagccCTGAAAATACTCCAATATCCATTGAAGGACATAGAAATAAGCATACATCAAATATGATCGGATGTTATCATCTGAAGAGTAAGTGTGAATCAGTTTCGAAAAAAAAggatcaaaagattcttccATAAACGACTGTAAAAACTCAATGAGAATCTTCAACCCTTCTGAGTCTAGTCGTTTAGCTTTGTGCAATCTTAACTGTGAGTCTAAATCTCTATTCGTCGACTCATTCTTGGCGATCCGGGTATACGTGCGACTATTGCTATGAGATTTTGTCTTATCTAGGGTTGCCAATAAGTCTTTTGGAGATCCAGAGATGGTGATTCTCTCGTTTCCTCTTTGCAGGGATAGAAGAGTGCCAAAGTTAGAGTGTCTGGAGCTGTGATTTCTCTTAATACCATCAAAgatattcttttctttactCACCAAATCACTCAATTCAAGCCCAGCTTCCGTCATACTCGAGTCATGCTCATTTTGAGGTTCCCCCAATATGAAACTCGACACTTTTATACCGTTGAGAAGATAGTACAAACATTCTAGACACAGCTGGTGGAGCATTGTATCATTGTAAGCTTTGTCTGCATTGCTGGTTAGAGTCAATATTAAGCTCAAGACTTTGGTTTTCTTCAGAATAATCATCACCCGGTTCACATCCACGTCGTCGGGAGATACGCCCACAGGATAGTTACTACTGATATTCAGTTGTTTGGTAGTCTTCTTAGAGTTGATCCTTGCATCTGCCGGTTCTATTCTTATAACGTTTCTGATAAAGGTCAAACATAGATACATAACTTTTAGGTCCCTTGTCGATCTCTTGTTACTAACTAGCAAGGGTAGCAAAATCCTCAATACGGCTTTCAAAGTAAGGCCGCCCTGAAAGTTCAATATTCTATTCTTATACGTGAGATGAGCTTTCTTTAGCTTGGGGTAAAGaacaatctttttctcgtctgttttctcaaattcaag
This window of the Komagataella phaffii GS115 chromosome 2, complete sequence genome carries:
- a CDS encoding One of several homologs of bacterial chaperone DnaJ, located in the ER lumen, which codes for MRLNYLFFIAVALNQAVHASSIQSFSQKIDSLSQQFSQFGPTSSISKEYDNLLDELLIYRHHVNDPNESNEIDSMLSNLYYTKGLIDLSFTKEISSSEMFRKCLEYGPSRKACRDKMVESYIKQAKFKDLEEILGSAQLDSAVFDQKNNFNHLVSQAEKTVVKKNFKDSVATLSKLREISPLCDEIRYLRIYCVINLQDIPYQSKLDMLLEDYVALAQNGKYSSSPRELKIFNPKLKKLFKGEDDLDVLINLYKLRLFGKSNFSQASKMLQKCLRIDNDYKAAQLYTKVNVKLAHAFELFDKALLYISAVDSEDEGTSITESQLSSKEWISLYEFLLNPEKLIKLKPKQIAQLGYEKKGLGLNNFDFLLKLGYDFSKDFKFKEDGELLKQNLLKNNLERVLVESMAQSNNFARHKKLLMKICQDKTPRPLACEIPKLDYLISTNTDSNIRQAYEILNRYSKVTKKTHLWKQRYSRVEKVIQQQRQQQQQQQQQFRQPPQQKVTPKNDYYKILDVSRDADEKTIKKAFRRKIKEFHPDKYKGDLESHELEDKMAEINNAYEVLSNEKAREKYDKYGEDPNDPAASHSQHQQHQQHQQHHYYNPNVFHQQGFQFGGFNFGGFNKGHR
- a CDS encoding Guanyl-nucleotide exchange factor for the small G-protein Sec4p; amino-acid sequence: MPNTDNSKNLARTSPEMDLLSEKLVSAMTRNFNLETELLDLRKNLEFNKSKVDGLESVKVERDQLKERVKGLEDNAKSTNIELQAAFKLKQDAEEECVKLRHEIEELSASLFDEANTMVSDARKETHSTQIQNRRLVLTIKEKDDMIESLSEELTTLKHIIENMENERIGRAKTATPTLTQDNSFASPLQSAQEDYNGTSYPISSQSEIGQKDSEKNINSGDLPSSNSADIFGSPDLENYNGKYIFSPIYNSLRLDQEGFQDFKRFVTFLQGRAVKSFDYAAIKELALFKKLMLEDIEPALRLDLAPGVSYFNRKPFLSAIVEGRVVIEPISGINEAWKLGHQRNTDTETKLFSYPSDSPPVATMEECAICGESRNDILEHARLYTLKIQRRSKSKPASASSIILPQSIAPAHLYQYSLCTFCVSRIRTICELFALLRIINDSDKTKIWIFSREDVYVKAWCEINKLRAKIFWARIGTWDHVDNNRGNSSLPLLESYGPVTKTNDSSSALKVSLEIQNVFKEALSVDSNTDSENHGVDLNRKQALIGTEDLQKVDGNLKSSVIPPTTTMKEYPKQVLDRVQQEENLFKNDTISQLNLGQEHQLPDGKNDEEVEASTACSPKAEMSSDNGSAESDESYKDAS
- a CDS encoding Subunit of a replication-pausing checkpoint complex (Tof1p-Mrc1p-Csm3p), coding for MSLYAEDPELDDFIIDNEPSGTHHIVESSSDEEERFTEKSSGPIKQARSTQPELQNHDEELRKRVIRSHIAILCSSLGGIDHSTESKLSIYKLGGEALVCLKDIKRWIRTVDHEMNNWDVASACADCNLVPNDLIHIMTQWELDNQGKKVENPKYWESIVVSSLELLVMLTNPLVLEFEKTDEKKIVLYPKLKKAHLTYKNRILNFQGGLTLKAVLRILLPLLVSNKRSTRDLKVMYLCLTFIRNVIRIEPADARINSKKTTKQLNISSNYPVGVSPDDVDVNRVMIILKKTKVLSLILTLTSNADKAYNDTMLHQLCLECLYYLLNGIKVSSFILGEPQNEHDSSMTEAGLELSDLVSKEKNIFDGIKRNHSSRHSNFGTLLSLQRGNERITISGSPKDLLATLDKTKSHSNSRTYTRIAKNESTNRDLDSQLRLHKAKRLDSEGLKILIEFLQSFMEESFDPFFSKLIHTYSSDDNIRSYLMYAYFYVLQWILEYFQGLKKKDFYNIASAFDHSNVILILRKVSEYHDLKEFNMCYVLIGCLDELLSNACFMLSTNDSQLIDRAEGLLNSIVGQEAYLELFISIVSSAHKVSTQFVDKAAQFLSTIFKSTEAMVRFYDSDQVIIQKSKSTKKRNSRIAATEEEDNEPGEVDDIQMRTLAFKKKADIKSIRTKLIRNETVYLFISIWERLDDVDAAHFKLALHFFYDVFVKYELVLHLYRLDFLKTLYWVNANHLVLPIGKSTRRDLQSFSKYFMSKLYQLMNHSKEILVEMPFCSLNPDVSIRQYFLTGEKPDVHEKTAREYKVGKLEFTEELNLEQKIGILVSLLKALNLDLVEWLKHNVETIVDSMSSWNDRDIVTGEDLTSKDEDLYILQASNKAYNSAIRRNPTFRKLLELVGYDIPTHTGMKCVLQKHIDQSSLEICLSFIKKYLEEDYVPSNHAEVEELVNLKKPAPNSRNGTDEFNGADNQHNDQEDDLFVNESDDDNQIEFEIGENGQRRIVNDNLDIIEQQLKFNERRNRGVARPPSKRAKRNRVISSEDEDISDGLSSLNKKVKRSKRKQARRIRKTIFDSNNEIGEESSGEGAKRKPSNLDLNIKSSEYIDDSDLELTDEEVFFFREDTLRSMLNESNGQLTAAQLQELSNITINHLKSRSLTGGDLENLTIKNSIAKEGTPISFAQPIDDE